Proteins from one Ardenticatena maritima genomic window:
- the glgP gene encoding alpha-glucan family phosphorylase, which yields MKTLDRVLVLPELPEPIERLEELAYNLWWSWHPEAAELFETLDPALWLRVNHNPVKLLRFISQERLNEAAADATYLERYRRVMHAFDAYMNATDTWFARTFPDKADKPIAYFSAEFGLHESLPIYSGGLGVLAGDHCKTASDLGIPLVGVGFLYPQGYFQQRISADGTQEAIYEKINFEEVPVQPAKTPDGEDAYVRVELPGRTVTARVWKIQVGRVPLYLLDTDVDPNAPEDRELAARLYGGDNEMRLSQEIILGIGGVRALRVLGIEPVAWHMNEGHSAFLGLERVRELVEEHGLSFAEAREAVAASTLFTTHTPVPAGHDAFTFDLIERYFYTYWPRLGLSREEFFALAHHDLPWGPRFSMTVLALRLSAFHNGVSELHGHVSREMWQELWPGVPVEEIPIGHITNGVHFWSWIAPELAALFDKYLPTDWRERIDDPEVWEALDAIPDDELWALRRELKQQMIEALRARVTVQRTRHGQTSAELRHVADLLDPKALTIGFARRFATYKRATLFFRDLERAHAIITNSERPVQIIFAGKAHPADEPGKALIKRITEISKMPGFKDRVLFVEDYDMHVARLLTHGVDIWMNNPRRPLEASGTSGMKAAINGVPNFSVLDGWWREAYDGTNGWPIGDEREYESEDEQDDADARSLYETLENDIVPLYFDRDEAVPHGWLQTVRASIRTVAPQFNTVRMLKEYVHMYYIPAAEAWARFTADNFARARALAAWKQRVRAEWPRIRLVAERPATHVVHIREPIPFSARAWLGNLTPDDVRVEVVYRYEREDVRTPIRTLTLTPAGLESDGSIRFTGELVPEENGRLEVGVRVVPHHEDLLTPHAMALITWAE from the coding sequence TTGAAAACACTCGACCGCGTTCTCGTGTTGCCAGAACTGCCCGAACCGATCGAACGGCTTGAAGAACTGGCATACAACCTGTGGTGGTCGTGGCATCCGGAAGCCGCAGAACTGTTTGAAACCCTCGATCCTGCATTGTGGCTTCGCGTGAACCACAATCCGGTGAAGTTGTTGCGCTTTATTTCACAGGAGCGCCTCAATGAAGCCGCCGCCGATGCGACCTATCTCGAACGCTACCGGCGGGTGATGCATGCGTTCGATGCATATATGAACGCAACAGACACATGGTTTGCGCGCACATTTCCCGACAAAGCCGACAAACCTATTGCCTACTTTTCGGCTGAATTTGGCTTGCACGAATCACTGCCGATTTATTCAGGCGGGTTAGGTGTGCTGGCGGGCGACCATTGCAAAACCGCGAGCGATTTGGGGATTCCCCTTGTAGGCGTCGGTTTCCTGTACCCACAGGGGTATTTCCAGCAGCGGATTAGCGCTGACGGAACGCAGGAAGCCATTTACGAGAAAATTAACTTTGAAGAAGTGCCGGTGCAGCCCGCCAAAACGCCTGACGGCGAAGATGCCTACGTGCGTGTGGAGTTGCCTGGGCGCACCGTCACCGCACGTGTGTGGAAGATTCAGGTGGGGCGCGTACCGCTCTACTTGCTTGATACGGATGTGGACCCCAACGCGCCCGAAGACCGTGAGTTAGCCGCCCGCTTGTATGGGGGCGACAACGAAATGCGTCTCTCGCAGGAAATTATTTTGGGTATTGGTGGTGTGCGTGCGCTCCGCGTGCTGGGGATTGAACCTGTGGCCTGGCACATGAACGAAGGCCATTCGGCGTTCTTGGGGCTTGAACGTGTGCGCGAATTGGTTGAAGAGCATGGGCTCTCTTTCGCTGAAGCCCGTGAGGCGGTGGCGGCGAGCACGCTCTTTACCACTCACACGCCGGTGCCGGCGGGGCACGATGCGTTCACATTCGACCTCATTGAGCGCTACTTCTACACCTACTGGCCGCGCCTGGGGCTTTCACGTGAGGAATTTTTCGCGCTGGCGCACCATGATTTGCCGTGGGGACCGCGCTTCAGCATGACGGTGCTGGCGTTGCGGTTGAGCGCTTTCCATAATGGTGTGAGCGAACTGCATGGGCACGTCTCGCGCGAGATGTGGCAAGAGCTCTGGCCGGGGGTGCCGGTGGAAGAGATTCCCATTGGGCATATCACCAATGGGGTGCACTTCTGGTCGTGGATTGCGCCTGAACTGGCGGCTTTGTTCGACAAGTATTTGCCGACCGATTGGCGCGAACGCATTGACGACCCCGAAGTGTGGGAGGCGCTCGATGCAATTCCTGATGATGAGTTGTGGGCACTGCGCCGCGAGTTGAAGCAGCAAATGATTGAGGCGTTGCGCGCGCGTGTGACTGTGCAACGCACGCGCCATGGGCAAACCAGTGCCGAATTGCGCCATGTGGCGGACTTGCTCGACCCCAAGGCGCTGACCATTGGCTTTGCGCGTCGTTTCGCGACGTACAAGCGTGCCACTCTCTTCTTCCGTGATTTGGAACGGGCACACGCGATCATCACCAATAGCGAGCGCCCCGTGCAAATTATTTTCGCGGGGAAGGCGCACCCGGCTGATGAGCCAGGCAAAGCGCTTATCAAACGCATCACCGAGATTTCCAAGATGCCTGGTTTCAAAGACCGTGTGCTCTTTGTGGAAGATTACGACATGCATGTGGCACGCCTGTTGACACATGGTGTGGATATTTGGATGAACAACCCGCGCCGTCCGCTTGAAGCCAGCGGCACCAGTGGCATGAAGGCGGCAATCAACGGTGTGCCCAACTTTAGCGTGCTGGACGGCTGGTGGCGTGAAGCGTACGATGGCACCAACGGTTGGCCGATTGGCGACGAACGCGAATATGAGAGCGAGGATGAGCAGGACGATGCCGATGCGCGCTCGCTTTACGAGACGCTGGAAAACGATATCGTGCCGCTCTACTTTGACCGGGATGAGGCGGTGCCGCACGGATGGTTGCAGACAGTGCGGGCGTCTATTCGCACGGTCGCGCCGCAATTCAACACAGTGCGCATGTTGAAAGAGTACGTCCACATGTACTACATTCCCGCCGCCGAGGCGTGGGCGCGCTTCACCGCGGACAATTTTGCCCGTGCGCGGGCGCTGGCGGCGTGGAAACAGCGCGTGCGTGCTGAATGGCCGCGCATTCGCCTGGTAGCGGAACGCCCGGCGACGCACGTTGTGCATATTCGCGAGCCGATTCCTTTCTCGGCGCGCGCCTGGCTGGGCAACCTGACGCCTGACGATGTGCGCGTGGAAGTGGTGTATCGCTACGAACGCGAAGACGTGCGCACGCCGATTCGCACGCTGACGCTCACACCAGCGGGGCTCGAATCTGATGGTTCGATTCGCTTTACGGGCGAACTGGTGCCTGAGGAAAATGGGCGCTTGGAGGTTGGTGTGCGCGTCGTGCCGCATCATGAAGATTTGTTGACGCCCCACGCCATGGCGCTGATTACATGGGCTGAATAA
- a CDS encoding response regulator transcription factor, which yields MRILVVDDNKPAVKLTQFVLSEEGFEVRTADNGRDALRIVETEPIDLVVLDVMMPHMDGFDVCRRIRAISPDTAVIFLTAKGELEDKVRGLQIGADDYLTKPFEPSELVARVQAVLRRTLRTREFEANSIIEHGGLRLDPVANQLTLPDGKVVDLTPIESRLLHALMRNIGRVLTHEMLLEAGWGSNYIGSNNQVAVYIRRLRAKMNDDSEEPRYIQTIRGVGYRFEPQE from the coding sequence ATGCGTATCCTGGTTGTGGACGATAACAAGCCGGCCGTCAAACTGACCCAATTCGTCTTGTCAGAAGAAGGCTTTGAAGTGCGTACAGCCGACAACGGCCGCGATGCGTTGCGTATCGTCGAAACCGAACCGATTGACCTCGTTGTGCTCGATGTGATGATGCCGCACATGGACGGCTTCGATGTCTGCCGCCGCATTCGCGCCATTTCGCCGGACACCGCCGTCATTTTCTTGACCGCCAAAGGCGAACTGGAAGATAAAGTGCGCGGTCTGCAAATTGGCGCTGACGATTACCTGACCAAACCGTTTGAACCAAGTGAACTCGTGGCACGCGTACAAGCCGTCTTGCGCCGCACACTCCGCACACGTGAATTTGAAGCCAACAGCATCATCGAGCATGGCGGGCTGCGGCTTGACCCCGTCGCCAACCAATTGACATTGCCCGACGGCAAAGTCGTTGACTTGACGCCCATCGAATCGCGTTTATTGCACGCCCTGATGCGCAACATAGGGCGCGTATTGACGCACGAGATGCTTTTGGAAGCGGGATGGGGCAGCAACTACATCGGCTCCAACAATCAAGTAGCGGTCTACATCCGGCGGCTGCGCGCCAAAATGAACGATGATTCCGAAGAACCGCGCTACATTCAAACCATTCGCGGCGTCGGCTATCGTTTTGAACCGCAAGAATAA
- a CDS encoding ATP-binding protein: MIARNAALSLGDATVFIALPVSAEEVRIRATSGHIESGALATLEYLAQESIRTMTPIRKPATMSLGGPFVCLPLTTADVPIGVIGALGNETRLGFSEEEIERLSAFADQAALAITQSRLYEELREANTDKEQRLRQLEAIYEAAKAAVSVLESGELMQRLLQQMVNAIQADAAAVFMYDKNDGDLRRAPEAAIGPLPPFPSMSEPMWIRALKTQEPVLVLRSEEGTHPGDQVAQAWGMATYMVIPLVGRQESLGVLYVARREHAAFTPQDRQLAESLASFAATALENVDLYRRLHAQWKQLRGIVQNIGDGLIVIDLEGRILLTNPTIHTVLELDEAAFEGRTLQEIPQLRGLHTLVTNVLTTLDRDPHMGRVTVSYGPHRPKRIFEAVVNLMTDENDQPTGVVATLRDITAKHELEEMKSNFVSVISHELRTPLHSISGFIKVILDGKAGPINDLQRDFLETVRDQTQHLYRLIEDLLEFNRLESGQIQLHLEPIAVNTLLSETLEIFRPEAEQRSIELKLATARGLGLLEGDRGRLRQVLSNLISNALKFTPSGGTVELGAKDEGKSILIWVRDTGIGIPPEEQKRIFDRFYQVDSSLTREHRGAGLGLAIAKHIVTQHGGEIWVESEEQKGSTFFVRLPREVPKSEPVLDFASLTSPKKKQRDA; this comes from the coding sequence ATGATTGCCCGCAACGCGGCGCTTTCTCTCGGCGATGCCACCGTCTTCATCGCGCTTCCTGTGAGCGCGGAAGAAGTGCGTATCCGTGCCACCAGCGGCCACATTGAAAGCGGCGCCCTGGCGACACTCGAATACCTGGCGCAAGAAAGCATCCGCACCATGACACCCATCCGAAAACCCGCCACCATGTCGCTGGGCGGCCCCTTCGTCTGCTTGCCGCTCACCACGGCAGATGTCCCCATTGGCGTCATCGGCGCGCTGGGAAACGAAACCCGCTTGGGGTTCAGTGAAGAAGAAATCGAACGCTTGAGCGCCTTTGCCGACCAGGCGGCACTCGCCATCACCCAAAGCCGCCTGTACGAAGAACTGCGCGAAGCCAATACCGACAAAGAGCAACGCCTGCGCCAACTCGAAGCCATTTACGAAGCCGCCAAAGCCGCCGTCTCTGTGCTCGAAAGCGGCGAACTCATGCAACGCCTGCTGCAACAAATGGTCAACGCCATCCAGGCCGACGCCGCCGCCGTCTTCATGTACGACAAAAACGACGGCGACTTGCGCCGCGCTCCCGAAGCCGCCATTGGACCACTGCCCCCCTTCCCCAGCATGAGCGAGCCCATGTGGATACGCGCACTGAAAACCCAAGAGCCGGTGCTCGTTCTGCGGAGCGAAGAAGGCACCCACCCCGGCGACCAGGTCGCCCAAGCGTGGGGAATGGCCACCTATATGGTGATACCGCTTGTGGGGCGGCAAGAATCGCTCGGCGTGCTGTACGTGGCGCGCCGCGAACACGCCGCCTTCACGCCGCAAGACCGCCAACTTGCTGAAAGTCTCGCCTCATTCGCGGCGACGGCGCTGGAAAATGTGGACCTGTATCGGCGTCTCCATGCCCAATGGAAACAACTGCGCGGCATTGTGCAAAACATCGGCGATGGGCTGATTGTGATTGACCTGGAAGGGCGCATCCTGCTTACCAATCCCACCATCCATACCGTGCTCGAACTTGATGAAGCCGCCTTTGAAGGGCGCACCCTGCAAGAGATTCCACAACTGCGCGGGCTCCATACACTCGTCACCAACGTATTGACAACCCTCGACCGCGACCCCCACATGGGGCGCGTCACCGTTTCTTACGGTCCACATCGCCCCAAACGCATTTTTGAAGCCGTTGTCAACCTGATGACCGACGAAAACGACCAGCCTACAGGTGTTGTGGCCACGTTGCGCGACATCACCGCCAAACATGAACTGGAAGAGATGAAATCCAACTTCGTCAGCGTCATCTCGCACGAATTGCGCACACCACTGCACTCCATCTCTGGATTTATCAAAGTCATTCTCGACGGCAAAGCCGGTCCCATCAACGACTTGCAGCGCGATTTTCTGGAAACCGTGCGCGACCAAACACAACATCTCTACCGGCTCATTGAAGATTTGCTCGAATTCAACCGCCTGGAATCGGGGCAAATTCAACTGCACCTTGAACCAATCGCTGTGAATACTCTGCTCTCCGAAACACTCGAAATCTTCCGCCCCGAAGCCGAACAGCGCTCAATCGAACTCAAACTTGCGACGGCGCGTGGCTTGGGGCTTTTGGAAGGCGACCGCGGGCGTTTACGTCAAGTGCTGAGCAACCTCATCAGCAATGCGCTCAAATTCACGCCGAGCGGCGGCACGGTTGAACTGGGCGCTAAAGACGAAGGCAAAAGCATCCTCATCTGGGTGCGCGACACCGGCATCGGGATTCCACCAGAAGAACAAAAACGCATCTTCGACCGCTTCTACCAGGTGGATAGCAGCCTTACACGCGAACACCGCGGCGCCGGTTTAGGCTTAGCCATCGCCAAACACATTGTCACGCAACATGGCGGCGAGATTTGGGTGGAAAGCGAGGAGCAGAAGGGAAGCACCTTCTTCGTGCGCTTGCCGCGCGAAGTGCCCAAGAGCGAGCCGGTGCTGGATTTTGCGAGCCTGACAAGCCCCAAGAAAAAACAGCGTGACGCCTAG
- a CDS encoding AMP-dependent synthetase/ligase — MPGTIPALLRRNAQMRPNDPAYYEKVNGAWVPSTWSEYWQQTRRAAAALVALGFQPGQTVGILGFNRPEWTISLLAAQAAGGAPVGIYTTNSPSEVQYILHHAESPVVVVENQHQLDKILAVWHELPHLKYVVLMRGTDAPDDERILTWEGFLAKGGTAEEEEVERRVDALKPEDLGTLIYTSGTTGPPKGVMLSHSNLVRTSEIVSGMFGTGPGDTSLSYLPLSHIAEQMFSVHGAITSQYTIYFAESPQKVADNLREVQPTIVFGVPRVWERMYQGVKERLGEATGARKKLAEWAMGVGAQVTALRNRGQEPSGLLALQYRLAERLIFSKVKAALGLSRARICASGAAPVSKDLLEFMGSLDIIIYEVYGQSEGCGPTTWNRPGQTKFGSVGKPLPEVEVRIADDGEILVKGPNVFMGYYKDPEATARTLVDGWLHSGDLGRFDEDGYLYITGRKKDIIITSGGKNIAPANIETALKQLPLVADAVVIGEGQRYLTALISLDMEAAQKFAEEHGIQERENLHLHPTILKTLEEGINQVNQQFARVEHVRNFRVVPTPFSIEGGELTPTLKVKRNVVMERYAELIREMYNEA; from the coding sequence ATGCCAGGCACAATTCCCGCACTTCTGCGCCGTAACGCCCAGATGCGCCCCAACGACCCTGCCTACTACGAAAAAGTCAACGGGGCATGGGTTCCCAGCACCTGGTCGGAATACTGGCAACAAACACGCCGTGCGGCAGCGGCGCTGGTTGCGCTCGGCTTCCAACCAGGACAGACGGTTGGCATTTTGGGTTTCAATCGCCCTGAATGGACGATTTCATTGTTGGCGGCACAAGCGGCCGGCGGAGCGCCTGTTGGCATTTACACAACAAACTCTCCCAGCGAAGTACAATACATTCTCCATCACGCCGAATCGCCTGTCGTCGTCGTCGAAAACCAGCATCAATTAGACAAAATTCTCGCTGTCTGGCATGAATTGCCCCACCTCAAATATGTAGTGCTCATGCGCGGCACCGACGCCCCCGACGATGAACGCATCCTCACATGGGAAGGCTTTCTGGCGAAGGGGGGCACGGCCGAAGAAGAGGAAGTCGAGCGACGTGTGGACGCCCTCAAACCAGAGGATTTGGGCACGCTCATCTACACATCCGGCACCACCGGACCGCCCAAAGGCGTCATGCTTTCACACAGCAACCTGGTACGCACATCGGAGATTGTGAGCGGCATGTTCGGCACTGGTCCCGGCGACACGTCGCTTTCGTATCTTCCGCTCTCCCACATCGCCGAGCAAATGTTCTCGGTGCATGGCGCCATCACCAGCCAATACACCATTTACTTTGCCGAATCGCCGCAAAAGGTGGCCGACAACCTGCGCGAAGTCCAGCCCACAATTGTGTTTGGCGTGCCGCGCGTCTGGGAACGCATGTACCAGGGCGTGAAAGAACGCTTGGGCGAAGCGACCGGCGCACGCAAAAAACTCGCTGAATGGGCGATGGGTGTCGGCGCGCAAGTCACCGCACTGCGCAACCGTGGGCAAGAACCCAGTGGCTTGCTGGCTCTGCAATATCGCCTGGCGGAACGCCTCATCTTCTCCAAAGTGAAAGCCGCCCTCGGGTTGAGCCGCGCGCGCATTTGCGCTTCGGGCGCTGCGCCCGTTTCCAAAGACCTTTTGGAATTCATGGGCAGCCTCGACATCATCATCTACGAAGTGTATGGGCAATCCGAAGGGTGCGGCCCCACCACATGGAACCGACCAGGACAAACCAAGTTTGGCTCGGTTGGCAAACCACTCCCCGAAGTCGAAGTCCGCATCGCCGACGACGGCGAAATTCTGGTCAAAGGGCCTAACGTCTTCATGGGCTACTACAAAGACCCCGAAGCCACGGCGCGCACGCTCGTTGACGGCTGGCTCCATTCGGGCGATTTGGGGCGCTTTGATGAAGACGGCTATCTCTACATCACCGGGCGCAAGAAAGACATCATCATCACCTCAGGCGGCAAGAACATCGCGCCCGCTAACATCGAAACCGCCCTCAAACAACTGCCGCTTGTCGCCGATGCGGTGGTCATAGGCGAAGGGCAACGCTACCTCACAGCCCTCATTTCACTGGACATGGAAGCGGCGCAAAAATTCGCCGAAGAGCACGGCATTCAAGAGCGCGAAAATCTGCACCTGCACCCCACCATTCTGAAAACCCTCGAAGAAGGCATCAACCAGGTCAATCAGCAATTTGCCCGTGTGGAACACGTCCGAAACTTCCGCGTTGTGCCTACGCCCTTTTCCATTGAAGGCGGCGAATTGACACCGACGCTGAAAGTCAAGCGCAACGTTGTGATGGAACGCTACGCCGAACTCATCCGCGAAATGTACAATGAAGCGTAA
- a CDS encoding aminoacyl-tRNA deacylase translates to MPLVRTPEDLQSYLEQHGIEARLFRPAGETPTVEAAARAIGCTPEQVIKSVLFMVKRNNRREPALVLVAGTAPISYRALGEVFGVGRKKVRMATPDEVIAYTGYPVGGVPPFGHPQPLPTFVDQTVLAQPILYAGGGDDRTMMEISRETLLRITRATVIDVTSAS, encoded by the coding sequence ATGCCACTCGTGCGCACACCTGAGGATTTGCAATCGTACCTGGAACAACACGGCATCGAAGCACGCCTTTTTCGCCCAGCGGGCGAAACCCCCACTGTCGAAGCCGCCGCACGCGCCATTGGTTGCACGCCCGAGCAAGTCATCAAGTCGGTGCTCTTCATGGTCAAGCGCAATAACAGACGCGAACCCGCGCTTGTCCTTGTGGCTGGCACTGCCCCTATCTCGTACCGTGCTTTGGGAGAGGTGTTTGGCGTGGGGCGTAAAAAGGTTCGCATGGCAACCCCTGATGAAGTGATTGCCTACACCGGCTATCCCGTTGGGGGCGTGCCGCCTTTTGGACATCCCCAACCGTTGCCAACATTTGTAGATCAAACCGTACTTGCCCAACCCATCCTCTACGCCGGAGGTGGTGACGACCGCACAATGATGGAAATCAGCCGGGAGACACTTCTGCGTATCACCCGCGCCACTGTCATTGACGTGACATCGGCGTCATAA